One stretch of Deinococcus ruber DNA includes these proteins:
- a CDS encoding NAD(P)-binding protein — protein MDDAPLPPSPELSAEDRALGMDQKIDRRDFMNGLALTAAAVAVQSAMPWARAVQTPASAAYPPAAGGLSGQTDRANAVMHAVRDGTLKAMTGQSTGESFDLVVVGAGISGLAAAHEYRRLNPKARILLLDPLADVGGHAHRNEFQVGGKLLIGYGGSQSLQTPSYFSPAVNAMLHSVGIEAQKFEGYYDGAWYDKRGLGAGIYFPKEVYGHAATVREADKAADWVNQTPLNPQAKRDLIELTDAPRDYLKGLSAGQKRERLAKATYREFLLDIAKVDPQLVTYFQDSTREYYGGGIDVVSALDAWANGNPGFDGMHLGDAVDRVMSPSSRLLQTDPDDYIYHFPDGNASVARALVRNLIPQTMSGHTMESLVLGRLDYGQLDVKGHPVRIRLNSTAVHVRHLGDPHTASQVEVVYAGAGGMHSVVAGQVVLACWHRVIPYLTNELGAPQTAALRDQVKIPLVYTNVVLKNWAAFERLKLSAITSPGHFWLGADLDFPVSMGGYHFAQKTSDPVILHLRRIPVGRVGDSAREQFNTGRAELLGLSFADYERQARNLLGGALSGGGFDPVRDIAAITVNRWAHGYAYEYMRPGDTYWPGGPLPIQASRKGWGRIAIANSDAGAYAYAHSAIDQGVRAARELLKGSGPAISDFPGPPQNKLKFFGS, from the coding sequence ACTGGCGCTGACCGCTGCCGCTGTCGCCGTGCAGAGTGCGATGCCGTGGGCGAGGGCGGTCCAGACTCCGGCTTCAGCCGCCTATCCGCCCGCTGCCGGGGGCCTAAGCGGTCAGACCGACCGGGCCAACGCCGTGATGCACGCAGTTCGTGACGGCACGTTGAAGGCGATGACCGGCCAGAGCACCGGGGAGAGCTTCGATCTGGTGGTGGTCGGGGCGGGTATCAGTGGGCTGGCAGCGGCGCACGAGTATCGCCGCCTGAACCCAAAGGCCCGCATCCTGCTGCTCGACCCGCTGGCAGACGTAGGCGGGCACGCGCACCGCAACGAATTTCAGGTGGGCGGCAAACTGCTGATCGGGTACGGCGGCTCGCAGTCGCTTCAGACGCCCAGCTATTTCAGCCCGGCAGTGAACGCCATGCTGCACAGCGTGGGCATCGAAGCCCAGAAATTCGAGGGCTACTACGACGGTGCTTGGTACGACAAACGCGGGCTGGGAGCGGGCATCTATTTTCCGAAAGAGGTGTACGGGCACGCCGCCACCGTGCGCGAGGCCGACAAAGCCGCCGACTGGGTGAACCAAACGCCGCTGAATCCGCAGGCCAAGCGCGACCTGATCGAACTGACCGACGCTCCCCGCGACTATCTGAAAGGCCTGAGCGCCGGGCAGAAACGCGAGCGGCTGGCAAAAGCGACCTACCGCGAGTTTCTGCTCGACATCGCAAAGGTCGATCCCCAGCTCGTGACGTATTTTCAGGACAGCACCCGCGAGTACTACGGCGGCGGCATCGACGTGGTGAGTGCTCTGGATGCCTGGGCCAACGGCAACCCCGGCTTTGACGGAATGCATCTGGGCGACGCCGTAGACCGCGTCATGAGTCCGAGTTCGCGGCTGCTCCAGACCGACCCCGACGACTACATCTATCATTTCCCCGACGGCAACGCCTCGGTAGCCCGCGCCCTGGTCAGAAACCTGATTCCGCAGACGATGAGCGGGCACACGATGGAATCGCTGGTGCTGGGCAGGCTCGATTACGGCCAACTCGACGTGAAGGGCCACCCCGTCCGTATTCGCCTGAACAGCACCGCCGTGCATGTGCGGCACCTGGGCGACCCGCACACCGCGTCTCAGGTGGAGGTGGTGTATGCGGGGGCGGGCGGCATGCACAGCGTGGTGGCGGGTCAGGTGGTGCTGGCGTGCTGGCACCGCGTCATTCCGTATCTGACCAACGAACTCGGCGCACCCCAGACGGCGGCGCTGCGCGATCAGGTCAAGATTCCGCTGGTGTACACCAATGTGGTGCTGAAGAACTGGGCGGCCTTCGAGCGGCTGAAACTCTCGGCCATCACCTCGCCGGGGCATTTCTGGCTCGGGGCCGACCTCGACTTTCCGGTCAGTATGGGCGGCTACCACTTCGCCCAGAAAACCAGCGATCCGGTGATTCTGCATCTGCGGCGCATTCCCGTCGGCAGGGTGGGCGACAGCGCCCGCGAGCAGTTCAATACCGGGCGGGCCGAACTGCTGGGCCTGAGTTTTGCCGACTACGAGCGCCAGGCCCGCAACCTGCTGGGCGGCGCGCTGAGCGGCGGGGGCTTCGATCCGGTCCGCGACATCGCCGCCATCACAGTCAACCGCTGGGCGCACGGCTACGCCTACGAATACATGCGCCCCGGCGACACCTACTGGCCCGGCGGCCCGCTGCCGATTCAGGCGTCCAGAAAAGGCTGGGGCCGCATTGCGATTGCCAACAGCGACGCGGGCGCGTATGCGTATGCCCATAGCGCCATCGATCAGGGCGTGCGGGCGGCGCGGGAACTGCTGAAAGGCAGCGGCCCCGCCATCAGCGACTTTCCCGGCCCACCGCAGAACAAGCTGAAATTTTTCGGAAGTTAG